In Tessaracoccus flavus, the following are encoded in one genomic region:
- a CDS encoding LutB/LldF family L-lactate oxidation iron-sulfur protein, with the protein MTTTARRTPEPGTWLGIPAFPEAAKAELANDQQRGNLRHATTTIRAKRVTRASEVDDWEDLRTAAAQIKDRVARHLDDYLIQAEKAMTEAGITVHWARDAADANAIVADIAKAKGVDEVVKIKSMVTQEIDLNEHLEAEGIAAWETDLAELIVQLGHDLPSHILVPAIHRNRTEVREIFAREMGLYGRPAPENITDEPAELAEAARLHLREKFLRAKMAVSGGNFIVADTGTLVIVESEGNGRMCLTLPETLVSVVGIEKVLPSLQDLEVFLKLLPRSSTGERMNPYTSFWTGVTPGDGPQDLHVILLDNGRTNVLADPEGRAALRCIRCSACLNICPVYERVGGHAYGSPYPGPIGAILGPQLRGLEGENERALPFASTLCGACNDVCPVKIPFTDILVHLRHKAVEHKTAHHPTGEQALMKGAAWVMADGSHLATVQTGSRLAGRIFKNRWLGKMPIPLAGRWLRARDVEAPPTQTFRQWWKKNQGDHR; encoded by the coding sequence ATGACCACCACCGCCCGCCGTACGCCGGAACCCGGCACCTGGCTCGGTATTCCGGCCTTCCCGGAGGCTGCCAAGGCCGAACTCGCGAACGACCAGCAACGCGGCAACCTCCGCCACGCCACGACCACCATCCGCGCCAAGCGGGTCACACGCGCATCCGAAGTCGACGACTGGGAGGACCTGCGCACCGCGGCGGCCCAGATCAAGGACAGGGTCGCCCGGCACCTCGACGACTACCTGATCCAGGCGGAGAAGGCCATGACAGAGGCCGGGATCACCGTCCACTGGGCCCGGGACGCCGCCGACGCCAACGCGATCGTCGCCGACATCGCCAAGGCCAAGGGCGTGGACGAGGTGGTCAAGATCAAGTCCATGGTCACTCAGGAGATCGACCTCAACGAGCACCTCGAAGCCGAGGGCATCGCAGCCTGGGAGACGGACCTGGCCGAACTCATCGTCCAGCTCGGCCACGACCTGCCCAGCCACATCCTCGTGCCCGCGATCCACCGCAACCGCACCGAGGTGCGCGAGATCTTCGCCAGGGAGATGGGTCTCTACGGACGGCCCGCGCCGGAGAACATCACCGACGAACCAGCCGAGCTCGCCGAGGCTGCTCGCCTCCACCTGCGGGAGAAGTTCCTGCGCGCGAAGATGGCGGTCTCCGGCGGCAACTTCATCGTGGCCGACACCGGAACGCTCGTCATCGTCGAGTCGGAGGGCAACGGCCGAATGTGCCTGACCCTTCCGGAGACACTCGTGTCGGTCGTCGGCATTGAGAAGGTGCTGCCATCCCTGCAGGACCTCGAAGTGTTCCTCAAGCTGCTGCCGCGCTCCTCCACCGGGGAGCGGATGAACCCCTACACCTCGTTCTGGACCGGCGTCACGCCCGGCGACGGGCCGCAGGACCTGCACGTCATCCTCCTCGACAACGGGCGCACCAACGTGCTGGCCGATCCGGAGGGGCGGGCGGCGCTGCGCTGCATCCGGTGCTCGGCCTGCCTCAACATCTGCCCCGTCTACGAGCGCGTCGGAGGACACGCCTACGGCTCGCCGTACCCGGGTCCGATCGGCGCCATCCTCGGTCCGCAGCTCCGCGGGCTGGAGGGGGAGAACGAACGCGCCCTACCGTTCGCATCGACCCTCTGCGGCGCCTGCAACGATGTGTGCCCCGTGAAGATCCCCTTCACCGACATCCTCGTGCATCTGCGCCACAAGGCGGTCGAGCACAAGACCGCCCACCACCCCACCGGCGAACAGGCACTGATGAAGGGCGCGGCCTGGGTCATGGCCGACGGTTCCCACCTCGCCACGGTCCAGACCGGCAGCCGCCTGGCCGGCCGGATCTTCAAGAACCGCTGGCTCGGCAAGATGCCCATCCCCCTGGCCGGTCGCTGGCTGAGGGCCCGCGACGTGGAAGCCCCACCCACCCAGACCTTCCGCCAGTGGTGGAAGAAGAACCAAGGAGATCACCGATGA
- a CDS encoding LutC/YkgG family protein, giving the protein MSAREDVLQLIRRATADVTERNPDVDVPVEWTYGRALPTADVIADFVEKVEDYKAAVRRCPEVGAAETIIEALSALDARSVVVPDGLPDAWVQALSGAGFELHRDEPVLSHAQLNSIDAVLTTAAVGMADSGTIALDHGDGQGRRALTLLPDRHIVVVREDQVVSDVPEGMARLAPALRARRPVTWLSGGSATSDIELSRVEGVHGPRHLSVVLVAGAQ; this is encoded by the coding sequence ATGAGCGCCCGAGAAGACGTGCTGCAACTAATCCGCCGCGCCACTGCCGACGTGACGGAGCGCAACCCCGACGTCGACGTGCCGGTCGAGTGGACCTACGGTCGAGCACTCCCCACCGCCGACGTCATCGCCGACTTCGTCGAGAAGGTCGAGGACTACAAGGCGGCCGTGCGGCGCTGCCCCGAGGTCGGTGCCGCAGAGACGATCATCGAGGCGCTCAGCGCCCTCGACGCCCGCAGTGTCGTGGTCCCCGACGGCCTACCCGACGCCTGGGTCCAAGCTCTCAGCGGCGCCGGTTTCGAACTGCACCGCGACGAACCTGTCCTCAGCCACGCGCAGCTGAACTCCATCGACGCGGTCCTCACCACCGCAGCCGTCGGCATGGCCGATTCAGGCACGATCGCGCTCGACCACGGCGATGGGCAGGGGCGTCGGGCCCTGACCCTGCTGCCGGACCGCCACATCGTGGTGGTCCGCGAGGATCAGGTGGTCAGCGATGTGCCGGAAGGGATGGCACGCCTGGCCCCTGCGCTCCGCGCGCGCCGCCCGGTCACCTGGCTCTCGGGCGGATCGGCGACCAGCGACATCGAGCTCAGCCGGGTCGAGGGCGTCCACGGTCCCCGACACCTGTCCGTCGTGCTGGTCGCCGGAGCGCAGTGA
- a CDS encoding L-lactate permease: protein MLLDVFQPSTNPLGAQWLSALVAALPIAAMLITLALLRWRAHVAGPFSWAVALIVAVTAFGMPLTTAVATSVHGFLYGLFPIVWILLTAIWMYEVTVASGRFDDLRRTFFLISDDPRVLGMLIAFCFGGLLEALAGFGAPVAITAAMLVAIGFSPLRSAMIALLANTVPVAFGAVGLPVLMAAKTGGFDDVLAISPITGRITAALCLVVPFLLLTVMDGKRGLKQVWPFGLVVGASFGVTKWIVSATPLYNLTEVFAAVVSVAVAIAFLKVWHPNGGDEATRRIGIPVDPSIEGTERHVMVSDAGATQLTGRRIAMALVPYVLVIVVFGIAALPAVKSVLVSTDVKLTWPGLSEMLDVAGNPASHQTYTLAWASTPGILLALVAVATGLIYKMSLTRIFQVLLANVKKLRFAMLTIGSVVALAYVMGDSGQTLALGLLFAGAGVAYPFVAPVLGYIGVYVTGSDTSANILFSGLQSGVGAEIGPGSHLGTEDMRALLVGSSAAGGVVGKMISPQSLTVAATSIGIAGAESVILRRIIKWSVVLLVLLCLISGLMSTPVLSWLLP, encoded by the coding sequence GTGCTACTCGATGTTTTCCAGCCCTCGACGAATCCGCTCGGGGCGCAGTGGCTCTCCGCCCTCGTCGCAGCGCTCCCCATCGCCGCAATGCTCATCACGCTCGCGCTGCTGAGGTGGCGGGCGCACGTCGCTGGGCCGTTCTCATGGGCGGTCGCGCTCATCGTCGCCGTGACCGCCTTCGGCATGCCGTTGACGACGGCGGTGGCCACGAGCGTCCACGGTTTCCTGTACGGACTCTTCCCCATCGTGTGGATCCTGCTGACCGCCATCTGGATGTATGAGGTCACGGTGGCGTCGGGACGATTCGATGATCTCCGGCGCACGTTCTTCCTCATCAGCGACGACCCCCGGGTGCTCGGGATGCTCATCGCCTTCTGCTTCGGCGGGTTGTTGGAGGCGCTGGCCGGGTTCGGCGCGCCGGTCGCCATCACTGCCGCCATGCTCGTGGCCATCGGGTTCTCCCCGCTGCGATCGGCCATGATCGCGCTTCTCGCCAACACGGTTCCAGTGGCCTTCGGCGCCGTCGGACTTCCGGTACTCATGGCGGCCAAGACCGGCGGCTTCGACGACGTCCTGGCCATCTCCCCCATCACCGGGCGGATCACGGCCGCGCTGTGCCTCGTGGTCCCGTTCCTCCTGCTCACCGTCATGGACGGCAAGCGGGGCCTGAAGCAGGTGTGGCCGTTCGGCCTGGTGGTCGGTGCAAGCTTCGGCGTGACGAAGTGGATCGTGTCCGCCACGCCGCTGTACAACCTCACCGAGGTTTTCGCCGCCGTCGTCAGCGTCGCGGTGGCCATCGCCTTCCTCAAGGTGTGGCACCCGAACGGCGGCGACGAGGCGACGAGGCGCATCGGGATCCCGGTGGACCCCTCCATCGAGGGGACTGAGCGTCACGTCATGGTGTCCGACGCCGGGGCCACCCAGCTGACCGGCCGGCGGATCGCGATGGCTCTGGTCCCCTACGTGCTGGTCATCGTCGTGTTCGGGATCGCGGCGCTCCCGGCGGTCAAGAGCGTCCTGGTCAGCACCGATGTGAAGCTCACCTGGCCGGGGCTCTCCGAGATGCTCGATGTGGCGGGCAACCCGGCCTCGCACCAGACCTACACACTGGCGTGGGCCTCCACACCCGGCATCCTGCTGGCCCTCGTTGCTGTCGCCACCGGGCTCATCTACAAGATGTCGCTGACGCGGATCTTCCAGGTGCTGCTGGCCAACGTGAAGAAGCTCCGCTTCGCCATGCTGACGATCGGCTCGGTCGTGGCACTGGCCTACGTCATGGGCGACTCCGGCCAGACCCTCGCGCTCGGCCTGCTCTTCGCTGGCGCAGGCGTGGCGTACCCCTTCGTCGCCCCCGTCCTCGGCTACATCGGGGTCTACGTGACGGGGTCCGACACGTCGGCCAACATCCTGTTCTCGGGCCTCCAGTCCGGCGTCGGCGCTGAGATCGGCCCCGGCAGCCACCTCGGGACTGAGGACATGCGGGCACTCCTCGTCGGCTCCAGTGCCGCTGGCGGCGTCGTCGGCAAGATGATCTCCCCCCAGTCCCTGACCGTGGCCGCCACCTCCATCGGCATCGCCGGTGCAGAGTCCGTGATACTGCGCCGCATCATCAAGTGGAGCGTCGTGCTCCTCGTCCTTCTGTGCCTGATCTCAGGCCTGATGTCCACGCCAGTGCTCAGCTGGCTGCTCCCCTGA
- a CDS encoding DNA gyrase/topoisomerase IV subunit B produces MQTPKSKQPHSRDYEAKNLLVLEGLEAVRKRPAMYIGSTDTRGLMHCLWEIIDNSVDEALAGYGDQIHVQLLADGSIAVQDRARGIPVDTEPRTGLSGVEVVFTKLHAGGKFGNSSYNATGGLHGVGASVVNALASRLDVEVDRNGATWAMSFRRGVPGVFDGDGPDAPFTPQSGLRKAGRVAKAKTGTRVRYWPDRQIFLADAELSLKHLHDRARQTSFLVPGLRLEVEDARGDEPARETFVHVGGITEFADFLAPDAPVTEIIRLQGRDSFVETVPMLDDAGAMTPTDVERELEVDIAVRWGTGYDTTLRSFVNIIATPKGGTHVQGFERGLTRALIRSYEGTRGLLKAGEEIIKDDCLEGLTAVVTVRLAEPQFEGQTKEVLGTPPVTRLVAKVVEAEMGRFFSSSKTRQMARTLQEKVVGAARTRVQARAHKENQRRKNALESSTLPPKLKDCRSNSVENTELFIVEGDSALGTANVARNSEFQALLPIRGKILNVQKASVGDMLKNAECAAIIQVVGAGSGRTFDLDAARYGKVIFMADADSDGAHIRCLLATLFFRYMRPLVEAGRVYSAVPPLHRFELINPKRGYDKYIYTYSDAEYQRKAAELTKRGQKFKEPQRYKGLGEMDADQLADTTMSPRHRMLRRLTVDDAVDAERVFEMLMGNDVAPRKEFIIEGAYALEADRIDA; encoded by the coding sequence GTGCAGACACCCAAGAGCAAGCAGCCCCACTCGCGTGACTATGAGGCCAAGAACCTCCTGGTGCTCGAAGGGCTGGAGGCGGTCCGCAAGCGACCAGCCATGTACATCGGGTCGACCGACACCCGCGGCCTCATGCACTGCCTCTGGGAGATCATCGACAACTCGGTGGATGAGGCGCTGGCCGGATACGGCGATCAGATCCACGTTCAACTGTTGGCCGATGGCTCGATCGCAGTGCAGGACCGTGCGCGGGGGATCCCCGTCGACACGGAGCCTCGGACAGGCCTGAGTGGCGTCGAGGTCGTCTTCACCAAGCTGCACGCCGGCGGGAAATTCGGCAACTCCTCGTACAACGCCACCGGCGGTCTCCACGGAGTCGGCGCATCGGTGGTCAACGCGCTGGCGTCGCGGCTGGACGTGGAGGTGGACCGCAACGGCGCCACCTGGGCGATGAGCTTCCGCCGGGGCGTCCCCGGAGTGTTCGACGGCGACGGTCCCGACGCCCCCTTCACCCCGCAGAGCGGACTGCGCAAGGCCGGTCGCGTGGCCAAGGCGAAGACGGGCACCCGGGTCCGCTACTGGCCCGACCGGCAGATCTTCCTCGCCGACGCGGAACTGTCCCTCAAACACCTGCACGACCGCGCCCGCCAGACCTCCTTTCTCGTGCCCGGACTGAGGCTCGAGGTCGAGGACGCGCGCGGCGACGAGCCCGCGCGCGAGACGTTCGTGCACGTCGGCGGGATCACGGAGTTCGCCGACTTCCTCGCTCCGGACGCGCCCGTCACGGAGATCATTCGGCTGCAGGGACGCGATTCATTCGTCGAGACCGTCCCGATGCTCGATGATGCAGGGGCGATGACGCCCACCGACGTCGAGCGGGAGTTGGAGGTCGACATCGCAGTGCGGTGGGGCACCGGTTACGACACCACGCTGCGCTCGTTCGTCAACATCATCGCCACCCCCAAGGGCGGTACGCACGTCCAGGGGTTCGAGCGGGGCCTCACCCGCGCGCTGATCAGGTCGTACGAGGGCACCCGCGGCCTCCTGAAGGCCGGGGAGGAGATCATCAAGGACGACTGCCTCGAGGGCCTCACCGCCGTCGTCACGGTGCGCCTGGCCGAGCCACAGTTCGAGGGGCAGACCAAGGAGGTGCTCGGCACCCCGCCCGTGACCAGGCTGGTGGCCAAGGTCGTCGAGGCCGAGATGGGGCGGTTCTTCTCGTCGTCCAAGACCCGCCAGATGGCCCGCACGCTGCAGGAGAAGGTGGTGGGCGCCGCCCGCACCCGCGTCCAGGCACGCGCCCACAAGGAGAACCAGCGTCGCAAGAACGCGCTGGAGTCGTCGACGCTGCCGCCCAAGCTCAAGGACTGTCGTTCCAACTCGGTGGAGAACACCGAGCTTTTCATCGTCGAGGGCGACTCCGCGCTGGGGACGGCGAACGTCGCCCGCAACTCCGAGTTCCAGGCTCTGCTGCCCATCCGCGGGAAGATCCTCAACGTGCAGAAGGCGTCGGTCGGCGACATGCTCAAGAACGCGGAGTGCGCCGCCATCATCCAGGTTGTCGGCGCCGGCTCAGGGCGCACCTTCGACCTCGACGCGGCACGCTACGGCAAGGTCATCTTCATGGCCGACGCCGACTCCGACGGAGCCCATATCCGGTGCCTCCTGGCGACGCTGTTCTTCCGCTACATGCGCCCCCTCGTCGAGGCGGGGAGGGTCTACTCGGCGGTGCCCCCGCTGCACCGCTTCGAGCTGATCAACCCGAAGCGCGGGTACGACAAGTACATCTACACCTATTCGGACGCTGAGTATCAGCGGAAGGCCGCCGAGCTGACGAAGCGGGGGCAGAAGTTCAAGGAGCCCCAGCGCTACAAGGGTCTCGGTGAGATGGACGCCGATCAGCTGGCCGACACCACGATGAGCCCCCGGCACCGGATGCTGCGGCGCCTCACGGTCGACGACGCCGTCGACGCCGAGCGCGTCTTCGAGATGCTCATGGGCAACGACGTCGCGCCCCGCAAGGAGTTCATCATCGAGGGCGCCTACGCCCTCGAGGCCGACCGCATCGACGCCTGA
- a CDS encoding DUF7455 domain-containing protein, translating into MTELAADPTLTAIDRCDRCGAQAYLRVFLRSGGELLFCAHHARAHREKLVEVASRIQDETHKVR; encoded by the coding sequence ATGACTGAACTAGCTGCCGACCCGACCCTCACCGCCATCGATCGTTGCGATCGCTGCGGTGCCCAGGCCTACCTTCGCGTCTTCCTACGCTCCGGCGGTGAGTTGCTTTTCTGCGCTCACCACGCACGCGCCCACCGTGAGAAGCTCGTGGAGGTCGCCAGCCGGATCCAGGACGAGACCCACAAGGTCCGCTGA
- a CDS encoding beta-class carbonic anhydrase, whose amino-acid sequence MSFDDLLQANASYAENFEDGYFDGIAKAGVAIVTCMDSRIEPLGMVGLRIGDAKILRSPGGRVSTSVLNGCVLSVQLLQVDRIMIIPHTRCAMASGTDDDLRKVISAKTGTDASWLSFGASPDQAGRLRTDVDMVSNHPLIKGHAEVGGFLYDVDTGLLKQII is encoded by the coding sequence ATGAGCTTTGATGACCTGCTGCAGGCCAACGCCTCCTACGCGGAGAACTTCGAGGACGGCTACTTCGACGGCATTGCCAAGGCCGGTGTGGCCATTGTCACGTGCATGGACTCGCGGATCGAGCCGCTCGGAATGGTGGGCTTGAGGATCGGTGACGCCAAGATCCTCCGGTCCCCCGGCGGCCGCGTCTCCACGTCCGTACTCAACGGGTGCGTCCTCAGCGTCCAGCTGTTGCAGGTGGACCGCATCATGATCATCCCCCACACCCGCTGCGCGATGGCGTCCGGCACCGACGACGACCTCCGCAAGGTCATCTCCGCCAAGACCGGCACGGACGCCTCCTGGTTGTCGTTCGGGGCCAGCCCCGATCAGGCAGGGCGCCTCCGCACCGACGTCGACATGGTGTCGAACCACCCGCTCATCAAGGGCCACGCCGAGGTGGGCGGATTCCTCTACGACGTCGACACGGGTCTGCTCAAGCAGATCATCTAG
- a CDS encoding (Fe-S)-binding protein: MSSSPHVALFATCITDTMKPSIPIATVTLLERLGCRVSYPEKQTCCGQIMTNTGYFDEAMPTVRNYVASFSEFDYIVAPSGSCVGSVREQHPMLATRSGDAGLAREASSVASRTYELTEFIVDVLGVTDVGAYFPHRVTYHPTCHSLRVAKVGDRPLRLLSEVRGLELVDLPDAEQCCGFGGTFSLKNSDVSIAMATDKADHVAGTGAEYLVAADHACLMNIGGVLHRKKAPVTTIHLAEILAATEEDPR; this comes from the coding sequence ATGTCCTCCTCACCCCATGTCGCGCTCTTCGCGACCTGCATCACCGACACGATGAAGCCCTCCATCCCGATCGCCACGGTCACACTCCTCGAGCGCCTCGGCTGCCGGGTCTCGTACCCCGAGAAGCAGACCTGCTGCGGGCAGATCATGACGAACACCGGTTACTTCGACGAGGCGATGCCGACCGTCCGCAACTACGTGGCGAGCTTCAGCGAGTTCGACTACATCGTCGCGCCGTCGGGATCGTGCGTCGGGTCGGTCCGGGAGCAGCACCCCATGCTGGCGACGCGTTCCGGCGACGCCGGCCTGGCCCGCGAAGCGTCCTCAGTCGCCTCCCGCACGTACGAGCTCACCGAGTTCATCGTCGACGTGCTCGGCGTCACCGACGTCGGGGCCTACTTCCCGCACCGGGTCACATACCACCCCACGTGCCACTCCCTCCGGGTGGCCAAGGTGGGAGACCGCCCCCTCCGCCTCCTGAGTGAGGTGCGTGGCCTCGAACTCGTCGATCTACCCGACGCCGAGCAGTGCTGCGGCTTCGGCGGGACCTTCTCACTCAAGAACTCAGACGTCTCCATCGCGATGGCCACCGACAAGGCAGACCACGTCGCCGGAACGGGTGCGGAGTACCTCGTCGCGGCCGACCATGCGTGCCTCATGAACATCGGCGGCGTGCTGCACCGGAAGAAGGCCCCCGTCACCACCATTCACCTCGCCGAGATCCTGGCTGCCACCGAGGAGGACCCACGATGA
- a CDS encoding FadR/GntR family transcriptional regulator, translating into MGSGGFDAVLDHLTTEILEGRIGPGSRLPNERELAAHLEVSRSAVREAIKVFQAQGVITSHTGPGRGTRVTGSQGDALGRILKLHVALDVISFDEVTETRVVLERAAAMGAAEHRRDEGLAQLRALAEEMVSATEISDFNALDTRFHVAIASLAANRLIRDLTIAIREAVALHILAAEREMDGWPELRTRLVAEHDGIVEALTLGDGALAADRCEAHIRGAHRAFLETPSARGG; encoded by the coding sequence ATGGGTTCCGGAGGCTTTGACGCCGTGCTCGACCACCTGACCACCGAGATCCTCGAGGGCAGAATCGGGCCGGGCTCACGGCTGCCCAACGAGCGTGAACTGGCAGCGCACCTGGAGGTGAGCCGCAGCGCCGTGCGTGAGGCGATCAAGGTCTTCCAGGCTCAGGGCGTGATCACGTCGCACACCGGGCCCGGCCGCGGCACGCGTGTTACTGGCAGCCAGGGGGATGCGCTCGGGCGGATCCTCAAACTGCACGTGGCGCTCGACGTCATCTCGTTCGACGAGGTCACCGAGACGCGCGTGGTGCTGGAACGCGCCGCCGCCATGGGTGCAGCCGAGCATCGGCGCGATGAGGGACTGGCGCAGCTCCGAGCCCTCGCCGAGGAGATGGTGAGCGCGACCGAGATCTCGGACTTCAACGCGCTCGACACGCGGTTCCACGTGGCGATCGCCTCATTGGCGGCCAACCGGCTCATCCGGGACCTCACCATCGCCATCCGAGAAGCGGTGGCGCTCCACATCCTTGCGGCGGAGAGGGAGATGGACGGATGGCCGGAACTGCGCACCCGACTGGTCGCCGAGCACGACGGGATCGTCGAGGCTCTCACGCTCGGAGACGGGGCTCTCGCTGCAGACCGGTGTGAGGCGCACATCCGCGGCGCCCACCGTGCCTTCCTCGAGACGCCCAGCGCCCGTGGGGGCTAG
- a CDS encoding DNA gyrase/topoisomerase IV subunit A, with translation MAKPTIEDEILEEEHILDVDVTQEMETSFLEYAYSVIYSRALPDARDGLKPVQRRILYAMDDMGIRPDRGHVKCARVVGQVMGQLHPHGDGAIYDALVRVAQPWSMRLPLIDGHGNFGSLDAGPAAMRYTECRMATPAVAMTRGLDEDTVDFKANYDGKESEPVVLPAAFPNLLVNGATGIAVGMATNIAPHNLIEVVAALQQLLKNPAIELDEIMRHLPGPDFPTGGKIVGLDGIRDAYATGRGSFKLRSTTRIEKVSPRRMGIVVTELPYMTGPEKIIEQIKKGVDEKKLVGIADVKDLTDLANGMRLVIEVKNGINPEALLEQLFKVTKLEDTFAINAVALVDGQPRTLTLKEMLEVYLDHRLEVTLRRSQYQLGKAEDRLHLVRGLITAIADIDDVIAIIRSSDDAAQARERLIGAFDLDETQANYILDMQLRRLTKYSTIELEKEAGELADTIAGLRSIIDDPTVLRRVVSTELAAVAKEFGTPRRTILLASSGSPAATATPLEVADNPCLVLLSGTGLVARTDTVADVVPVGRAAHDVITASVRTTAHGEFGVLTNKGRLLRCRAIELPTVPLTASAPSLQGGSLAQELWPLEPGERPLGLTSLSPDSLGLALGTRRGVVKRVNAEALSKDAWDVIRLEDGDEVVGATELQSADLNLAFITTDGQLLHFPASVVRPQGRSGGGMAGIKLGSGASVLWFGPVNPSTDEVVTISGSSDSLPGTETGLAKVTPLAEYPPKGRATGGVRAHRFLKGEDALLIAAIGHAPVVAAAGSGSPVTLPSEFGRRDGSGTPVSQPVAMLAGRGATAAEPQ, from the coding sequence ATGGCGAAGCCGACCATCGAGGACGAGATCCTCGAGGAGGAACACATCCTCGACGTCGACGTCACCCAGGAGATGGAGACGAGCTTCCTCGAGTACGCCTACTCGGTCATCTACTCCCGCGCACTGCCCGACGCCCGCGACGGACTCAAACCCGTGCAGCGCCGCATCCTCTACGCGATGGACGACATGGGCATCCGGCCCGACCGCGGGCACGTCAAGTGCGCCCGCGTCGTCGGCCAGGTCATGGGCCAGCTCCACCCCCATGGCGACGGCGCGATCTACGACGCGCTCGTGCGCGTGGCCCAGCCATGGTCGATGCGGCTGCCGCTCATCGACGGGCACGGCAACTTCGGCTCCCTCGACGCCGGACCCGCGGCCATGCGTTACACCGAGTGCCGCATGGCCACCCCCGCCGTCGCGATGACCCGCGGCCTCGACGAGGACACCGTCGACTTCAAAGCCAACTACGACGGCAAGGAGTCCGAGCCCGTCGTCCTGCCCGCCGCCTTCCCGAACCTCCTGGTCAACGGCGCCACCGGCATCGCGGTGGGCATGGCCACCAACATCGCCCCCCACAACCTCATCGAAGTCGTCGCCGCCCTGCAGCAGCTGCTGAAGAACCCCGCCATCGAGCTCGACGAGATCATGCGCCATCTCCCCGGACCGGACTTCCCCACCGGCGGCAAGATCGTCGGTCTCGACGGCATCCGCGACGCCTACGCCACCGGTCGGGGCTCCTTCAAGCTCCGCTCCACCACGCGCATCGAGAAGGTGTCGCCGCGGCGGATGGGCATCGTGGTCACCGAACTGCCCTACATGACCGGCCCCGAGAAGATCATCGAGCAGATCAAGAAGGGAGTCGACGAGAAGAAGCTCGTCGGCATCGCCGACGTCAAGGACCTCACCGATCTCGCCAACGGCATGCGGCTGGTCATCGAGGTCAAGAACGGGATCAACCCCGAAGCCCTCCTCGAGCAGCTGTTCAAGGTGACCAAGCTCGAGGACACCTTCGCGATCAACGCCGTCGCTCTGGTCGACGGCCAGCCGCGCACCCTGACGCTCAAGGAGATGCTCGAGGTCTATCTCGACCACCGCCTCGAGGTCACCCTGCGCCGCAGCCAATACCAACTCGGTAAGGCCGAAGACCGCCTCCACCTCGTGCGCGGCCTCATCACCGCGATCGCCGACATCGACGACGTCATCGCGATCATCCGCAGCTCCGACGACGCCGCCCAGGCCCGTGAACGCCTCATCGGAGCGTTCGACCTCGACGAGACCCAGGCCAACTACATCCTCGACATGCAGCTGCGCCGGCTCACGAAGTACTCCACCATCGAACTGGAGAAGGAAGCAGGCGAGCTCGCCGACACCATCGCGGGCCTCCGCAGCATCATCGACGATCCCACCGTCCTGCGCCGCGTCGTCAGCACCGAACTCGCAGCCGTGGCGAAGGAGTTCGGCACCCCTCGGCGCACCATCCTGCTGGCCTCCTCGGGCAGCCCCGCCGCGACGGCAACGCCACTCGAAGTGGCCGACAACCCCTGCCTCGTGCTGCTGAGCGGCACCGGGCTGGTGGCCCGGACCGATACGGTAGCTGACGTCGTGCCGGTGGGCAGGGCCGCCCACGATGTCATCACCGCCTCGGTGCGCACCACTGCCCACGGCGAGTTCGGCGTCCTCACCAACAAGGGGCGACTGCTGAGGTGCCGCGCCATCGAGCTGCCTACCGTGCCACTGACCGCCTCGGCACCGAGCCTGCAGGGAGGGTCGCTCGCGCAGGAGCTGTGGCCCCTCGAACCGGGCGAGCGTCCCCTGGGGCTGACCAGCCTCTCCCCAGATTCGCTGGGTCTGGCGCTCGGCACCCGACGCGGCGTGGTCAAGCGCGTCAACGCGGAAGCGTTGTCGAAGGACGCCTGGGATGTCATCCGGCTCGAGGACGGCGACGAGGTGGTGGGTGCCACCGAACTGCAGTCGGCCGACCTCAACCTGGCATTCATCACCACCGACGGGCAACTGCTGCACTTCCCCGCCTCCGTGGTGCGGCCGCAGGGCAGGAGCGGCGGCGGAATGGCGGGCATCAAGCTTGGCAGCGGGGCGTCCGTCCTGTGGTTCGGACCGGTCAACCCCTCCACCGACGAGGTCGTCACGATCTCCGGGTCCTCCGATTCCCTTCCGGGAACCGAGACAGGGCTGGCCAAGGTGACGCCGCTCGCGGAGTACCCACCGAAGGGCAGGGCCACCGGCGGAGTTCGCGCCCACCGCTTCCTCAAGGGTGAAGACGCCCTCCTCATCGCCGCCATCGGCCACGCGCCCGTCGTCGCCGCGGCCGGCAGCGGTTCGCCCGTCACTCTCCCATCGGAGTTCGGACGTCGCGACGGCTCCGGCACGCCGGTGTCTCAGCCCGTGGCGATGCTGGCGGGACGCGGCGCCACAGCGGCCGAACCACAGTAG